The Nocardia sp. NBC_01503 sequence GATCGCCGGCGCTCTGGCTCCCGAGGTCGCCGCGGTGGTGCGTGATGTGCTGGCCGAGACCTCGCATTCGGAGTTCGTCATCGAGGAGGTGCGGACCGCGGTCGCGCAGAACCGTTCCGAGCGGGATCGGCTGACGCTGTGGGGTCGCCGCCTGCTGGGTGAGGCGATCACGCAGGCGCAGTATGTGATGGCGCAGCGCGATGAGCTGACCGAACTGGTGCTCACCGCCACCGGTGATCTGAACGGTATCGCGACGCTCTTCGAGCACATGCAGGACAGTCATGCCGAGCGGATGCGGGTGCTCGGGCTGGGTTAACCGGGCTAGTTCGCTCTCAGCGCAGGGCGGTCGCTGCCGGTGGGCGCGCCCCCTGCACTAGCCTTGGCGAAGACAGCACAGGACTCTAGGTTCGGAGGTTGGCCGTGGAGGTCAAGATCGGTATTTCGGATAGCCCGCGTGAGCTGATCATCAACAGCGCGCAGACTCCCGCCGAGGTGGAGGCGCTGGTCACCGGTGCGCTCGAGGGTGCGAGCGGCGTCGTGGCGCTGACCGACGAGAAGGGCCGCAAGTACCTGATCCAGGCCAACAAGGTCGCCTACGTGGAGATCGGTGCGCCGTCCGCGGGCCGCGTCGGATTCGCGGCTGTCTAAAGACCGCACAAGCACCAAAAGCAATTGCCCCGTTGAGAATTCTCAACGGGGCAATTGCTTTTGGTCTTATTTCAATCGATCGGATGCAGCGGGACGCGGGACAGGCCGCCCCAGCAGAGCGAGACCGCGGTGTCGACGGCCTCCTCCTTCGGAATCGGGCGGTCGGCCTCGAGCCAGTAGCGGGCGCTGATCTGACTCGCGCCGACCAGGCCGACGGCGAGGATGCGCGCCCGGTACGGGTCGAGGCCGGAGTCGTGGGCGACGAGGTCGAAGACCGCGTCCACGCAGGATTCGGTGGCCTGTTCGACGCGGCGCTGCACCTGCGGCTCATTGGTCAGGTCGGACTCGAAAACCAGTCGGAAGCCCTGGGTTTCGTGATCGACGAAGTCGAAGTACGCCTGCACGGCGGCGCGCACACGATGCTTGTTGTCGGTGGTGGAGCGCAGCGCCTGGCGCACACTCGAGACCAGGGCGTCGACATAGTTCTGCAGGACCGCCAGGTACAGCTCGAGCTTGCTCGAAAAGTGCTGGTACAGGACGGGTTTGCTGACGCCCGCGCATTGCGAGATCTCGTCCATCCCGGCGGCGTGATAGCCGCGCAGTACGAAAACTTCTCCGGCGGCGGCGAGCAGCTGTGCGCGACGTGCCTCGCGGGGCAGGCGGGTGCCGCGCTTTGTCGGCGCCATGGCCTCGGATGAACTGCGGTGCGCGGTCATCCGGTCCACGAGGTCAGTCATTTTCCGATCTCCCAGTCGATTCCCGGCGGAAAGGATGTCACCGGGTATCACCCGAACGATACTCGCTCGAGGGGTCGGTGCCGATCCAGGTTCCGAATATTGATGTGCTGGATGTTTGTCGATCCGCACAAGGCTTTGTGGATGCGGCTCGTGTATTCGGCGAGCGCGCTTGCCGCCTCGATTATGCGAGGCCGGTCACAACTGTGTAGCACATGTGCCGATTTGTGAGATCCGTCGCTGTCCCGATGACGGCACCCGAGTGCGTTCGCACGCTCTGTGAGAGTCTGTGAGGGTGACCGACGACGGGGGCAGAGACTCCAAGCGGAAGGGCCGGCCGACCGGCCCGATCTATGATCCGCTCGGGCTGTACACCGAGGGCGCGCCGGCACAGCCGGAGCAAACCGGACAAACGGAACCTCTCGGGCAGTCTGGACTATCCGTTCTCGCCGAGGAGCGCCTGCCGCTTCCGCATCAACCGCTCCGCGCCAGCTGGGATCCGACCGCACAACCCGACGACGCGCGACGCCAGCGTCCCGACCGCGAGACCAAGAAACAGAGCGGGCTGGGCCGCTTCGTCTCCACCTACGGCTGGCGTGCGTACGCACTGCCGGTGTTGCTCGTGGTGACCGTGCTGGTGGCGGTGGACGCCTTCCGCGGCGGCGGTGACAGCGTCGCCGGCGTGCCCGGATTCGGGCGGTTGAGTGAGCACACCGATAAGACCGGCATCATCGGCGCACCGCCCAAGGGTGACGGCAAATTCGCCGCGGACCTGCCCACCGGTGCGGTGCCGGGCGGCGGCCCGTTCACCGATATCGGTACTGGCGCCTGGCATATCGTGCCGGGCACCAGCGCGCAGATCGGGATGGGCTCCGAGCACGTGTTCACCTATACCGTCGAAATCGAGGACGGGGTGGACACTTCCGGGCTCGGTGGGGACACCTCGGTGGGGCGGATGGTCGATGCCACCCTCGCCAATCCCAAGAGCTGGACCCATGATTCGCGATTCGGCTTCCGCCGCATCGACGGCGGGACCCCCGATTTCCGTATCTCGCTGACCTCGCGGGACACCACGCACAAATCGTGCGGGTTCGAGATTCCGATCGACTCGTCCTGCTTCAACGCCGATCTCGGTCGCGTGGTGTTGTCGGAGGTGCGCTGGGTGCGCGGGGCGCTGGCCTTCGAGGGCGATATCGGCTCGTACCGGCAGTACCAGATCAATCATGAAGTCGGCCATGCCATCGGCTATCACGAACATCAGCCGTGTGATGTGGACGGCGGGCTCGCGCCGGTGATGATGCAGCAGACCTTCGGCACCCGCAATAACGACATCGCGACCCTCGATCCGACCGGTGTGGTGCCGATGGACGGGAAGAAGTGCCGCTTCAATTCGTGGCCGTATCCCCGCGCCTAGCTGCTCGGTGACCGCCACCTAGGCTTGGGGAAGAACGGCCCGAGCCGCGGTGTTGCACGTGTGGCCGCGAGTACCGGTGAAGTCGATTGAGGAGTCCGCAAGCGTGACAGCATCGCATCAGTCCCTGCCGCCCCTGGTGGAGCCGGCCGCGGAGCTGACCAAGGACGAGGTCGCCCGCTACAGCCGCCACCTGATCATTCCCGATCTCGGTGTGGTGGGACAGAAACGTTTGAAGAATGCCCGCGTCCTGGTGATCGGCGCCGGTGGACTGGGTTCCCCGGCGCTGCTCTATCTGGCCGCGGCCGGTGTGGGCACGCTCGGCATCGTCGAGTTCGACGAGGTCGACGCCTCGAACCTGCAACGCCAGATCATTCACGGTGAATCCGATATCGGCCGTTCCAAGGCGGACAGCGCCCGCGACTCGATTCTGGAGATCAACTCCGGAATCAATGTGGAGCTGCACAAGATTCGCCTGGAACCCGATAACGCGATCGAGCTGTTCTCCCGGTACGACCTGATCGTCGACGGCACCGACAACTTCGCCACCCGCTACCTGGTCAACGATGCCGCCGTGCTGGCGGGCAAGCCGTACGTGTGGGGTTCGATCTACCGCTTCGAGGGCCAGGTCTCGGTCTTCTGGGAAGACGCCCCCGACGGCCGCGGCATCAACTACCGCGACCTCTACCCCGAGGCCCCGCCGCCGGGCATGGTCCCCTCCTGCGCCGAGGGCGGCGTCCTGGGCGTGCTGTGCGCGTCGATCGGTTCGATCATGGTCAACGAGGCGATCAAACTGATCACCGGCATCGGCGACCCGCTGCTGGGCCGCCTCATGGTCTACGACGCACTCGACATGACCTACCGCACCATCAAGCTCCGCCGCGATCCGGAGCGTGAGCCCATCATCGAACTCATCGACTACGACGCCTTCTGCGGCGTGGTCTCCGAGGAAGGCCAAGCCGCGGCCATCGGCTCCACCGTCACCGCCCGCGAGCTGAAGGAGATGCTCGACGCGGGCAAGGACGTAGCCATCATCGACGTGCGTGAACCAGTCGAATGGGACATCGTGCGTATCGAGGGCGCAACCTTGATTCCCAAGGACCGCATCCTCACCGGTGAGGCACTGGCCGAGCTGCCACAGAACACCCCGATCGTGTTGCACTGCAAGACAGGTATCCGTTCTGCGGAAGCACTGGCGGCACTGAAGAACGCGGGCTTCTCCGACGCCACCCACCTCCAGGGCGGAATCATCGCCTGGGCCAACCAGATTGACCCGTCCCTGCCGGTTTACTAAGTCGCGGAACCGAACTCACCGCCGGTGACCCCGGCGGTGAACGCGTCCCACTCACCTGGGCTGAAGATCAGCGCCGGTCCGGTCGGGTTCTTGGAATCGCGAACCCCGACCAGACCCGCATCGAGGAAAGCGACTTCCACGCATTCCTGGCTGCCCCCGCTGCGACTGCTCTTGAACCACCGAGCCCTGGACAGGTCGACGCTCATGCTCATACTCCTTTGCTTGCCGACGCAGCAGGTCTCGGCCTAGAAGCGGTCGAAAGCGCCCCCGGTGACGCCGGTGATGAATGCGTCCCACTCGCTCGGCGTGCAGACCAGTGCCGGGCCGGTGGAGTTCTTCGAGTCTCGAACCCCGACCAGACCTCCATCAAGGAAGGCGACTTCCACGCATTCCTTGCCCGCGGAGCTACGACTGCTCTTGAACCATTGGGCGCGAGAAAGGTCAACGTTCATCCTTGGTCGTCCTTCCTTGCCACCTGACGTAGCAGGCTTCTACTGGTCACGGCGTCCAGTGCGGCGCGTTGGAAAATCGTCCACGCGTCGCGGTACTGCTGAATGTCCGTTTCTCCCTCAAGGTACATGTCGCCGGTGTAGTTCTCGATGTAAATTACGGTTGGCTCTTGGTCGCCGCTTCGAACGGCGGCGAAGTCGAGGATGACGTAGGGGCCGACTGGAGTGCCTACGGGCAGACCGGCTTTGAACGGAAGTACTCGGACACTGACGTTCGGCCGGGTGCCGATGTCAGCGAGGTGCCGGCAACTGGCCCGCCATGATCGCGGGCCCGCCGACCATGGTGTGCAGCACGGACTCCTGTAGCACCACACTGACTTTCGTGGGACTCGATTTCCGGGTGATGATCGTCTGCCGATTCATGCGCAACTCGACGCGGCGAGCCTGCTCCTCCTCGGAGTCGTTCGGAAAGTAGACGCGATCGAGCGCACGGGCGTAGTCGGCGGTTTGGAGCAGTCCGGGAACAATGTCAGGGCGGTAGATATCCATTTGGGTTGCCGAAGTCTCAAGTCCCACATACACATTGAAGCCTTCTGGGATCAAATCACCGAAGGAGTGCCACCAGCTCTTCGCGGCCGCCTGCCGATTGAGGCCGACCATGGCGGCAGTGGTCTCGGCGTTGAAACCCAGTACGCCACACAGTGCTTCGATATCGCGAGCGGTGAGTTTGCCCGTTTCCCCGCGTTCAATCCGCCCCAGCTTGGAGATGCTCCACTCCATCAGGGGCGCAACCTGTTCCAGCGTGAGGTTCGCGTCGAAGCGTCCCCTGCGTAGGTACCGTCCAAGTTGACGCCGTGGCAGTGATGAACCCGATCCGACCTGCGCCGTGATCATCTCCCCAGATTTGTTCAAGCTGGCAATGATGCACGGCCAGAATGACATTCTTCCTGGCGTTTTGCAGTCGTTTTGTGAATTTGTCATTCCGATATTGCCGGTTTTCGCCTCCAATGGTGTGCTGATCAGACGCCCGGCTGAAGCCGAATCCGAGTCCTTCCGCCGATGACCAAGGGGGTCAACGATGTCCAGCAACAAGCAGTGGTCGGTGCAGGCGATCATCGCGCGCATCGAACGCGAGAAGCGGGAGGCCGAGTACGCCACGACCAAGGTCGGCTACTCGGTGCGTGGGCTGTGGTCGTGCTACGCCGATCCCGGCATATTGACTGCCGCACAGGCACATACGGCGATGCAGTGGCATCTCGAATGCGGAGTGGCTACTTGCCGGGTGCGATCGCGGGCGCGCACCGCACTGGTCGCGGCGGGCCGTATGGTCCTCGATTCGCGCGCCGCCCGAACTCCGTCGACCCCCGCGAGATCCCTGCTGACTCTCCTGCGCACCGCGCTGTTCGGTTACACCACACTGTTTCTCGACGGTCGCCATGCCCTGTGACGACACCAATCAAATCGAACTCCAGGTAATCCGAGACGTCCTCGACGTAATCGACGCTCGCCTGCGCGACAGCGAAACCCACGGCTGGCATCTCACCGCCCCCCGCACCCACATCTACGCCGCGGTCCTGCTCGCGGTCATAGTCAGCGCCCGCGAATCCCACCGCATCCCCGCCACTCTGGACCACGCCGCCATCCTCGACGCGATCTTCGACGGCCTCGACCCCCCGATCCCGCAAACGCCCGCCGCCCAGTCGAAGACGCCATCGAATCCCACACTGTCCACCTGAATTGACCAAAGCTCACAACACTTCGCCCACCCCCACCCCCCAAGAACCTGGACGTGCGATCACCAGGAACTCATGGTGGCACTACGCCCAAAATCCCGCCCTCAGTTCCTGGTGATCGCACGTCCAGGACGGTTCCCGATGTGTCGGGTGGTGTGTCGAGGTCTTTGCGAGGTGCCCTTGCGTTGAGGGGGTACTGGTGCAGGATTTTGTCCGGTTTCCCCTGCGTGAGTACCCCCTGATCGATCGTCCAGCTTCTAAAGGTTCCCCCGGCCACCCAGCCGGGCTGGGGCGCGAGTATTCGCGCCTGACCGGTGGTGAAAGCCGGGGACGGTAGGCGAGGTTCCCACTCCGAAAATTCGTGGCCATCTTCCGAACTCCGCTGGAACGTAATGTCCCGTAGGGCACTCGGCTACGAAGGCCCCGGGTACATCCCCGTCGCCTCGTTTCGGACCGCCCGGTTTTCGGCGCGGCATCTGATTCGGGTTGTGTTGCGGCGGTAGCGTACGCGCGTGACCATGACTGCTGTGGAACCTCCCGAGCACGTGCGCTCAACCTTCGGGTTGCGCGAAGCCGCGCCGGTTCCGCTGGGGAACTGGGATGGCGGGTGGCGGTGCGCGGATGTGGTGTTGAGTCCGGTGACCGATCATGCGCGGGCCGCGTGGTCGGCCAAGGTGCGAGAGACGTTGCGGGTGGACGGGGTTCGGCTGGCCCGGCCGGTACGGGCCACCGATGGGCGGTATGTCGTATCGGGGTGGCGGGCGGATACCTATCTCGAGGGGATTCCCGAGCCTCGGCACGATGAGGTGGTTTCGCTGTCGCTGCGACTACATGAGATGACGGCGAAGCTGGAGCGGCCGCGGTTCCTGGCGCAGGCTCCGGTCGCGCCGTGGGTGGATGTGGATGTGTTCGCCGCCGCCGATCGGGCTGCCTGGGAGGCGGTGCCGCTGCGGAGTTTGAAGGTGGGCGGGTTGTTGCCCGCGACCTCGCCGGATGGGGATCGCAGTCTGATGCTGATCACCCAGCTGTCGACCCTGCGCAAGCCGATCGCCACACCGGCGCAACTGGTGCACGGGGACCTGTTCGGCACCGTGTTGTTCCATACCGGTGCCGCCCCGGGGCTCACCGATATCACCCCGTATTGGCGGCCCGCGCCGTGGGCCGCCGCGGTGATCGTGGTCGACGCCCTCTCCTGGGGTGGGGCCGATGACGGGCTGCTGGAGCGCTGGGCGGGACTGCCGGAGTGGCCGCAGATGCTGGTGCGCGCGGTCATGTTCCGGCTCGCCGTGCACGCCCTGCATCCGAGATCGACGCCCGAAGCCTTCCCCGGCCTCGCGCGCACCGCGGACATGATCCGCCTGACCCTGTAACCGAATACCGGTGAAACAACTGTCGCGCCGAGCGAATCGCTCGGCGCGACAGTCATTTTCGGACTCCTCCGAGATGGGGTTCAGGGAGCCCCGCAGAGTTGGGGCTACACGTTGGCGTGTGCGAGTGACGGTGTGCGGCCGGTCGCGAAGGAGGAACGCAGGTAGAACCACCAGGTGACTCCGCCCATGACCAGGAAGGCAACGGCGTAGCCCCAGAACGCCGGCGCCATGCTGCCGAGGTGGATATTGGACAGGCGCAGAGCCTGCTGCAGCACCCACCCGCCGGCCGCTCCTACCGCGCCGATCACGCCGATGGCGGCACCGGCCTGGCGCTTGGCCGAGATGGCGGCGGCTGCCGGGTCCTGGCCGAGTTCG is a genomic window containing:
- a CDS encoding DUF3107 domain-containing protein, producing MEVKIGISDSPRELIINSAQTPAEVEALVTGALEGASGVVALTDEKGRKYLIQANKVAYVEIGAPSAGRVGFAAV
- a CDS encoding TetR/AcrR family transcriptional regulator, with the translated sequence MTDLVDRMTAHRSSSEAMAPTKRGTRLPREARRAQLLAAAGEVFVLRGYHAAGMDEISQCAGVSKPVLYQHFSSKLELYLAVLQNYVDALVSSVRQALRSTTDNKHRVRAAVQAYFDFVDHETQGFRLVFESDLTNEPQVQRRVEQATESCVDAVFDLVAHDSGLDPYRARILAVGLVGASQISARYWLEADRPIPKEEAVDTAVSLCWGGLSRVPLHPID
- a CDS encoding DUF3152 domain-containing protein, with the protein product MTDDGGRDSKRKGRPTGPIYDPLGLYTEGAPAQPEQTGQTEPLGQSGLSVLAEERLPLPHQPLRASWDPTAQPDDARRQRPDRETKKQSGLGRFVSTYGWRAYALPVLLVVTVLVAVDAFRGGGDSVAGVPGFGRLSEHTDKTGIIGAPPKGDGKFAADLPTGAVPGGGPFTDIGTGAWHIVPGTSAQIGMGSEHVFTYTVEIEDGVDTSGLGGDTSVGRMVDATLANPKSWTHDSRFGFRRIDGGTPDFRISLTSRDTTHKSCGFEIPIDSSCFNADLGRVVLSEVRWVRGALAFEGDIGSYRQYQINHEVGHAIGYHEHQPCDVDGGLAPVMMQQTFGTRNNDIATLDPTGVVPMDGKKCRFNSWPYPRA
- the moeZ gene encoding adenylyltransferase/sulfurtransferase MoeZ; the encoded protein is MTASHQSLPPLVEPAAELTKDEVARYSRHLIIPDLGVVGQKRLKNARVLVIGAGGLGSPALLYLAAAGVGTLGIVEFDEVDASNLQRQIIHGESDIGRSKADSARDSILEINSGINVELHKIRLEPDNAIELFSRYDLIVDGTDNFATRYLVNDAAVLAGKPYVWGSIYRFEGQVSVFWEDAPDGRGINYRDLYPEAPPPGMVPSCAEGGVLGVLCASIGSIMVNEAIKLITGIGDPLLGRLMVYDALDMTYRTIKLRRDPEREPIIELIDYDAFCGVVSEEGQAAAIGSTVTARELKEMLDAGKDVAIIDVREPVEWDIVRIEGATLIPKDRILTGEALAELPQNTPIVLHCKTGIRSAEALAALKNAGFSDATHLQGGIIAWANQIDPSLPVY
- a CDS encoding DUF397 domain-containing protein, giving the protein MSVDLSRARWFKSSRSGGSQECVEVAFLDAGLVGVRDSKNPTGPALIFSPGEWDAFTAGVTGGEFGSAT
- a CDS encoding DUF397 domain-containing protein; this encodes MNVDLSRAQWFKSSRSSAGKECVEVAFLDGGLVGVRDSKNSTGPALVCTPSEWDAFITGVTGGAFDRF
- a CDS encoding Scr1 family TA system antitoxin-like transcriptional regulator, with protein sequence MWCYRSPCCTPWSAGPRSWRASCRHLADIGTRPNVSVRVLPFKAGLPVGTPVGPYVILDFAAVRSGDQEPTVIYIENYTGDMYLEGETDIQQYRDAWTIFQRAALDAVTSRSLLRQVARKDDQG
- a CDS encoding helix-turn-helix domain-containing protein, yielding MLLDIVDPLGHRRKDSDSASAGRLISTPLEAKTGNIGMTNSQNDCKTPGRMSFWPCIIASLNKSGEMITAQVGSGSSLPRRQLGRYLRRGRFDANLTLEQVAPLMEWSISKLGRIERGETGKLTARDIEALCGVLGFNAETTAAMVGLNRQAAAKSWWHSFGDLIPEGFNVYVGLETSATQMDIYRPDIVPGLLQTADYARALDRVYFPNDSEEEQARRVELRMNRQTIITRKSSPTKVSVVLQESVLHTMVGGPAIMAGQLPAPR
- a CDS encoding TIGR02569 family protein, with protein sequence MTAVEPPEHVRSTFGLREAAPVPLGNWDGGWRCADVVLSPVTDHARAAWSAKVRETLRVDGVRLARPVRATDGRYVVSGWRADTYLEGIPEPRHDEVVSLSLRLHEMTAKLERPRFLAQAPVAPWVDVDVFAAADRAAWEAVPLRSLKVGGLLPATSPDGDRSLMLITQLSTLRKPIATPAQLVHGDLFGTVLFHTGAAPGLTDITPYWRPAPWAAAVIVVDALSWGGADDGLLERWAGLPEWPQMLVRAVMFRLAVHALHPRSTPEAFPGLARTADMIRLTL